One Aliiroseovarius sediminilitoris DNA window includes the following coding sequences:
- a CDS encoding 2Fe-2S iron-sulfur cluster-binding protein produces MARFHSLTVTDIQKTIRDAVVVTLTPDDPEAFNYTQGQYLTFRRDFDGQELRRSYSICSGLDDGKLQVGIKRVDGGAFSTWANEDLKPGDTVEAMSPMGNFFVSLAPDQDRHYLGFAGGSGITPVLSIIRTTLSREPNAQFTLVYANKAITTIMFREELEDLKNRYMGRFNVIHILESDAQDIDLFTGLVDEAKCAQLFKHWIDIRAVDTAFICGPEPMMLGIARALRDHGLDDAQIKFELFASGQPGRAARKAASKTAVKGDGIEAVIALDGSSRTFTMDSETSILDAALANDIDAPYACKAGVCSTCRCKVIEGEVEMLTNHALEDYEVEKGYVLSCQSYAKSARVVIDYDQ; encoded by the coding sequence ATGGCGCGCTTCCACAGCCTGACCGTGACCGACATCCAGAAAACCATCCGCGACGCGGTAGTGGTGACGCTGACCCCGGACGATCCTGAGGCCTTCAACTATACCCAAGGGCAATACCTGACCTTTCGCCGCGACTTCGACGGGCAGGAATTGCGCCGGTCCTATTCGATCTGTTCAGGGCTGGACGATGGCAAGCTGCAAGTTGGCATCAAGCGGGTCGATGGCGGCGCGTTCTCAACCTGGGCGAACGAGGACTTGAAGCCGGGCGACACCGTTGAGGCCATGTCCCCCATGGGCAATTTCTTTGTGTCTTTGGCACCCGATCAGGACCGTCATTATCTGGGTTTTGCAGGCGGGTCAGGCATCACACCGGTGCTGTCGATCATCAGGACGACACTTTCCCGCGAACCGAATGCCCAGTTCACGCTGGTCTATGCCAACAAGGCGATCACCACCATCATGTTCCGCGAAGAACTGGAAGACCTCAAGAACCGCTATATGGGGCGCTTCAACGTGATCCATATTCTTGAAAGCGACGCACAGGACATTGACCTGTTCACCGGGCTGGTGGACGAAGCGAAATGCGCGCAGTTGTTCAAGCATTGGATCGACATCAGGGCCGTCGACACGGCCTTCATCTGCGGTCCCGAACCGATGATGTTGGGCATCGCCCGCGCACTTCGCGACCACGGGCTGGATGACGCGCAGATCAAATTCGAGCTGTTCGCCTCTGGCCAACCCGGTCGGGCGGCCAGGAAGGCTGCCAGCAAGACCGCCGTCAAAGGCGACGGGATCGAAGCGGTGATTGCCTTGGATGGCTCCAGTCGGACCTTCACGATGGACTCCGAAACCTCGATCCTTGACGCGGCCTTGGCCAACGACATCGACGCACCTTATGCTTGCAAGGCCGGGGTCTGTTCGACCTGTCGCTGCAAGGTCATCGAAGGCGAGGTCGAAATGCTGACCAACCACGCTCTTGAAGATTACGAGGTCGAGAAGGGCTATGTCCTGTCCTGCCAATCCTACGCCAAATCGGCGCGCGTCGTCATCGACTACGACCAGTAA
- a CDS encoding ArsJ-associated glyceraldehyde-3-phosphate dehydrogenase, producing MTVYALNGLGRIGKLALRPLLERGAEIAWINDAIGDPEMHAHLLEFDTVHGRWQAEFSHDADSVTIDGLRLPFIGTRNIAELPLDGVDVVIDCTGAFKTHSKLTPFFEAGVKKVVVSAPVKDADAANIVYGVNEQTYDPDRHRIVTAASCTTNCLAPVVKVIHENLRIKHGSITTIHDVTNTQTIVDRPAKDLRRARSALNSLIPTTTGSATAITLIYPELKGRLNGHAVRVPLLNASLTDCVFEVERATTADEVNALFKAAADGPLNGILGYEERPLVSADYTNDERSGIVDAPSTMVVNGTQVKIYVWYDNEMGYAHRLVDVAVMVGESV from the coding sequence ATGACCGTATATGCGTTGAATGGGCTTGGCCGGATCGGCAAGCTGGCGCTCAGACCGCTTCTTGAACGAGGTGCGGAAATCGCTTGGATCAACGATGCGATCGGCGACCCCGAAATGCACGCACATTTGCTTGAATTCGATACAGTGCATGGCCGTTGGCAGGCCGAGTTTTCCCATGATGCGGACAGTGTCACCATTGACGGGCTGCGACTGCCATTCATCGGAACGCGCAATATTGCCGAACTGCCCCTTGATGGTGTCGATGTCGTGATTGACTGCACCGGGGCTTTCAAAACGCACTCAAAACTCACACCGTTCTTTGAAGCGGGCGTGAAGAAGGTGGTGGTGTCGGCCCCGGTCAAGGACGCCGACGCCGCGAACATCGTCTATGGCGTAAACGAACAGACATATGACCCTGACCGCCACCGCATCGTGACGGCGGCAAGTTGCACCACGAATTGTCTGGCGCCGGTCGTAAAGGTCATCCATGAAAACCTGCGCATCAAACATGGGTCAATCACAACGATCCATGATGTGACCAACACGCAAACCATCGTGGACCGACCTGCGAAAGATTTGCGGCGGGCAAGGTCAGCGCTGAACTCTCTTATCCCGACCACGACCGGCAGCGCGACGGCAATCACGCTGATCTATCCTGAACTTAAAGGACGTTTGAATGGCCATGCGGTTCGGGTGCCGCTTTTGAACGCCTCGCTTACCGATTGCGTGTTCGAAGTCGAAAGGGCAACCACCGCCGACGAGGTCAACGCGTTGTTCAAAGCGGCGGCAGATGGCCCGCTCAACGGTATTCTGGGCTATGAAGAACGCCCGCTCGTGTCGGCCGACTACACCAATGATGAAAGGTCCGGCATCGTCGACGCCCCTTCAACCATGGTGGTGAATGGCACACAGGTGAAGATCTATGTCTGGTATGACAACGAGATGGGGTATGCCCATCGTTTGGTCGACGTGGCCGTGATGGTTGGGGAATCGGTGTGA
- the paaA gene encoding 1,2-phenylacetyl-CoA epoxidase subunit PaaA: MYAQLVKTAGTGVKSRAEMSDEERNFQDRVDRDEKIEPKDWMPDDYRATLIRQIGQHAHSEIVGQLPEGNWITRAPTLERKAILLAKVQDEAGHGLYLYCAAETLGVTRDELTQELLSGRMKYSSIFNYPTLNWADIGAVGWLVDGAAIMNQVPLQRTSYGPYSRAMIRICKEESFHQRQGYDIMMKMAQGTEAQRRMAQDALNRFWYPSLMMFGPSDKDSVHSTQSLAWKIKIDTNDELRQRFVDQTVPQANYLGLTIPDENLKWNEERGAHDFSEPDWTEFFNVIKGKGPCNVERMEARVKAWEDGAWVRDGLMAHARKKTAARTAAE; encoded by the coding sequence ATGTATGCTCAATTGGTGAAAACCGCAGGCACAGGCGTGAAGAGCCGCGCGGAAATGTCTGACGAAGAACGGAACTTTCAGGATCGCGTTGACCGGGATGAGAAGATCGAACCAAAGGATTGGATGCCGGATGACTACCGCGCGACGCTGATCCGCCAAATCGGACAGCATGCCCATTCCGAGATCGTCGGTCAGCTGCCCGAAGGCAACTGGATCACCCGCGCACCGACCCTGGAGCGCAAAGCCATCCTTCTGGCGAAAGTGCAGGACGAGGCTGGGCATGGCCTGTATCTTTACTGCGCGGCTGAAACACTGGGGGTCACACGTGACGAACTGACCCAGGAGCTTTTGTCAGGCCGCATGAAATATTCCTCGATCTTCAACTACCCCACCTTGAACTGGGCTGATATTGGTGCGGTGGGCTGGTTGGTGGATGGTGCTGCGATCATGAACCAGGTGCCGCTGCAACGCACATCCTATGGCCCTTATTCACGTGCTATGATCCGCATTTGCAAGGAAGAAAGTTTCCACCAACGCCAAGGCTACGACATCATGATGAAGATGGCGCAAGGCACCGAAGCCCAGCGCCGTATGGCGCAGGACGCGCTGAACCGCTTCTGGTATCCGTCCCTGATGATGTTCGGCCCGTCCGACAAGGACAGCGTGCATTCAACGCAATCGCTGGCATGGAAAATCAAGATCGACACCAATGACGAGTTGCGTCAGCGTTTTGTCGATCAGACCGTTCCGCAGGCAAATTACCTTGGCCTGACAATCCCGGACGAAAACCTGAAATGGAACGAGGAACGCGGCGCGCACGATTTTTCGGAACCCGACTGGACCGAGTTTTTCAACGTCATCAAGGGCAAAGGCCCCTGCAATGTTGAACGGATGGAGGCCCGCGTCAAAGCTTGGGAAGACGGTGCATGGGTGCGCGACGGGCTGATGGCCCACGCCCGCAAGAAAACCGCTGCCCGAACAGCTGCTGAATAA
- the paaB gene encoding 1,2-phenylacetyl-CoA epoxidase subunit PaaB, which produces MSKEWPLWEVFIRGQHGLSHRHVGSLHAPDEEMAIRNARDVYTRRNEGVSIWVVEARHIAASSPEEKGPLYEPSNAKVYRHPTFFDIPDDVGHM; this is translated from the coding sequence ATGTCCAAAGAATGGCCCCTCTGGGAAGTATTCATCCGTGGTCAACACGGGCTGAGCCACCGTCACGTGGGCAGTCTGCACGCCCCGGACGAAGAAATGGCAATCAGGAACGCGCGCGACGTCTATACCCGCCGCAACGAAGGCGTGTCGATCTGGGTGGTCGAGGCGCGCCACATCGCGGCCTCTAGCCCCGAAGAAAAAGGCCCGCTTTACGAGCCGTCGAACGCGAAAGTTTACCGCCACCCGACCTTCTTCGACATCCCAGATGACGTGGGGCATATGTAA
- the paaD gene encoding 1,2-phenylacetyl-CoA epoxidase subunit PaaD yields the protein MGQPSVDTIWDWLDQVPDPEIPVISLVDLGIIRDVKWEGDVLNIAVTPTYSGCPATTIINLDIETALRAHGIEKLALHKQLSPPWTTDWLTDKGKAALEKFGIAPPSVKGEPDRCPNCGGHDLERTSQFGSTPCKALWRCRDCLEPFDYFKCI from the coding sequence ATGGGACAGCCGTCGGTTGATACGATCTGGGACTGGCTGGACCAAGTGCCTGATCCCGAGATTCCCGTGATCTCACTGGTCGATCTAGGCATCATTCGGGACGTCAAGTGGGAGGGCGACGTGCTGAACATCGCTGTCACTCCGACTTACTCCGGCTGTCCGGCAACCACGATCATCAACCTCGATATCGAAACCGCCCTGCGCGCACACGGGATCGAAAAGTTGGCATTGCATAAACAATTGTCCCCTCCGTGGACCACCGACTGGCTGACCGACAAGGGTAAGGCGGCGCTTGAGAAATTCGGCATCGCCCCCCCGTCCGTCAAAGGCGAACCTGATCGCTGCCCCAACTGCGGCGGCCACGATCTGGAACGCACAAGCCAGTTCGGTTCGACCCCCTGCAAGGCGCTGTGGCGATGCCGCGACTGCCTGGAACCATTCGATTATTTCAAGTGCATCTGA
- the paaC gene encoding 1,2-phenylacetyl-CoA epoxidase subunit PaaC, whose protein sequence is MEDQNARFEFLLRMGDNSLILGHRISEWCGHAPVLEEDIALANTALDLIGQTQMWLELAGEVEGKGRSADDLAFLRDAWDFRNVLLVELPNGDFGQTLLRQFLYDAWSSITLGRLTASADARVAEIAAKAAKEVAYHVERSGDTVVGLGDGTEESHARMQAALDYLWPYVGEMFDGDDVDAAMVDAGIAPDPASLRTEYDVFVSKVLTHATLTIPTDVFHHKGGRTGYMHTEHLGHLLTSMQWLQRAYPGATW, encoded by the coding sequence ATGGAAGACCAGAACGCTCGCTTCGAATTTCTGCTCAGGATGGGTGACAACAGCCTGATCCTTGGCCACCGGATCAGCGAATGGTGCGGCCATGCGCCCGTGCTGGAAGAAGATATTGCGCTGGCCAACACCGCACTGGATCTGATCGGCCAGACGCAGATGTGGCTGGAGCTTGCCGGCGAGGTTGAAGGCAAGGGGCGCTCGGCCGATGATCTCGCTTTTTTGCGCGACGCCTGGGACTTCCGCAATGTTCTGTTGGTTGAACTGCCGAACGGAGACTTCGGCCAGACCTTGTTGCGCCAATTTCTTTATGATGCGTGGTCGTCGATCACGCTGGGGCGTCTGACGGCAAGCGCGGATGCACGTGTCGCTGAAATTGCGGCGAAAGCCGCGAAAGAGGTCGCCTATCACGTCGAACGGTCGGGCGACACGGTGGTTGGCCTTGGTGACGGCACCGAGGAAAGCCATGCCCGGATGCAGGCTGCGCTGGATTACCTCTGGCCCTATGTGGGCGAGATGTTTGACGGTGACGACGTGGATGCGGCCATGGTCGACGCGGGCATTGCCCCCGACCCCGCATCCTTGCGCACCGAGTATGACGTGTTTGTCAGCAAGGTCTTGACCCATGCCACGCTGACCATCCCCACGGATGTGTTCCACCACAAAGGCGGACGCACAGGCTACATGCACACCGAGCATCTGGGGCACCTGTTGACCAGCATGCAATGGCTGCAACGTGCTTATCCAGGTGCGACCTGGTAA
- a CDS encoding Phenylacetic acid catabolic protein — protein MSEMSITDYLAQGGVLTAPGNVPARYRAELMRLMATFVDSALAGAAGFADIVNQGPGIKERIAASKIVLEKTDNADKVLSIMGEFGADTARYANHHPWTDRLARDADIGTSRTDTDMRLAVFNYPLEGWSDAVVMNLLMGLAVGVQMGEFKRVSYAPLADVFRAIAPIEARHAELAAEGIARLIESGTDIATLQASVDYWWPRVAASFGKDISTRATQLQAFGLRNSTNAELREEWEATAATELSKLGLSAP, from the coding sequence ATGTCTGAGATGAGCATCACCGATTATCTGGCCCAAGGGGGCGTATTGACCGCACCGGGCAACGTGCCCGCGCGCTATCGGGCCGAACTTATGCGCCTGATGGCCACCTTCGTGGACAGCGCGCTGGCGGGGGCAGCGGGCTTTGCCGATATCGTCAATCAAGGACCCGGCATCAAGGAACGCATCGCAGCCTCAAAAATCGTGCTGGAAAAGACCGACAATGCCGACAAGGTGCTGTCGATCATGGGCGAATTTGGCGCTGATACTGCCCGCTATGCCAACCACCACCCTTGGACGGATCGCTTGGCCCGCGACGCCGACATCGGCACCTCGCGCACGGATACGGACATGCGGCTGGCTGTCTTCAACTACCCGCTGGAAGGCTGGTCGGATGCAGTGGTGATGAACCTTCTGATGGGGCTGGCCGTCGGTGTGCAAATGGGTGAATTCAAGCGGGTGTCCTATGCGCCGTTGGCTGATGTTTTCCGCGCCATCGCCCCCATCGAGGCGCGCCACGCTGAATTGGCCGCCGAAGGAATTGCCCGACTGATCGAGAGCGGCACCGACATCGCGACACTGCAAGCGAGCGTCGATTACTGGTGGCCCCGTGTGGCGGCCAGTTTCGGCAAGGACATCTCGACCCGCGCGACGCAATTGCAGGCTTTTGGATTGCGCAATTCGACCAATGCAGAACTGCGCGAAGAATGGGAAGCAACAGCCGCGACAGAGCTTTCAAAACTTGGCCTAAGCGCGCCCTGA
- a CDS encoding arsenate reductase/protein-tyrosine-phosphatase family protein → MEILIPHRLSTLGHPQRLAVFRLLMRRYPDRVPATEIAQSLDLKPNTLSAYVNALMQAGLVTQTRVGTSLRYAVDTEAVRETFDYLLLDCCRGRPDICLPDRDPDRQREPAVADRKYNVLFICTGNSARSVFAETILTSLAGDRFVAYSAGTAPRSDLNPFAIALLKQKGHDVSKLRSKNIAEFQTGDAPTFDFVFTVCDQAANEDCPAWSGQPVSGHWGMPDPVKTAGSDAEKKLAFQQAYGALYNRITAFAALPMASLDRISLQKAVDDLGHMD, encoded by the coding sequence ATGGAAATACTGATTCCCCATCGCTTATCCACTCTCGGCCATCCTCAGCGACTGGCCGTATTCCGGCTTCTCATGCGTCGCTATCCCGACCGGGTTCCGGCGACCGAAATCGCACAATCGCTCGATCTGAAACCGAACACGCTGTCGGCCTATGTCAACGCGCTCATGCAGGCCGGTCTGGTCACGCAAACACGCGTTGGCACCTCGCTGCGCTATGCTGTCGATACCGAGGCTGTACGCGAGACCTTCGATTATCTGCTGCTGGATTGTTGCCGTGGCCGCCCGGATATCTGCTTGCCCGACCGTGATCCCGACCGCCAACGGGAACCTGCTGTCGCTGACCGCAAATACAACGTCCTGTTCATCTGCACCGGCAATTCCGCCCGTTCGGTCTTTGCCGAAACGATACTGACTTCGTTGGCTGGTGATCGCTTTGTCGCTTACTCCGCAGGCACTGCGCCGCGCTCTGACCTGAACCCGTTTGCAATCGCCCTCCTGAAGCAGAAAGGGCACGACGTGTCCAAGCTCAGGTCCAAGAATATCGCCGAATTCCAGACTGGCGATGCGCCGACATTCGACTTCGTGTTCACGGTTTGTGATCAGGCCGCAAACGAAGACTGCCCAGCCTGGTCAGGTCAGCCCGTCAGCGGCCATTGGGGGATGCCTGATCCGGTAAAGACAGCAGGGTCCGACGCCGAAAAAAAACTGGCCTTTCAACAGGCTTATGGCGCGCTATACAACCGGATTACGGCCTTCGCCGCGCTGCCGATGGCGTCTTTGGACCGGATTTCGTTGCAAAAGGCCGTCGATGACCTCGGACACATGGATTAA
- the paaZ gene encoding phenylacetic acid degradation bifunctional protein PaaZ: MTLMKVSSFAAGKWIAPGTNARPIASAITGAKIAEAGGADINKQAMLDYGRNVGGPALRAMGFHDRAKMLKALAAHLGEHKQALYDLSFDTGATQSDHMIDIDGGVGTMFVFASKGRREMPDGQIYLDGEIEQLSRNGTFLGMHIATPLQGVAVHINAFNFPVWGMLEKLAPTLLAGVPAIVKPATSTCYVTEAAVRIILDSGILPDGALQLISGGTGDLLDRLGPQDIVSFTGSAKTASMLRSNPNILKNSVRFVAEQDSLNASILGPDVTPDTPEFDLFIKEVHREMTTKAGQKCTAIRRIIAPGAQVQNVIEALSARLDKTVIGDPRDETTRMGALVSAGQKTDVLEKAAAIGSECKLVYGDPDDNNFAGDVDASAFVKPMLFHCEAPDTATVVHETEAFGPVSTIMGYRDIAHAIALANRGEGSLVASVITASGDVARDVAMGAGAFHGRLYFNNATSMKESTGHGSPLPHMVHGGPGRAGGGEEMGGVRGVLHYMQRTAIQGSPDILTAIGGKWVPGATEIKGPAHPFTRTFGALSIGETLHSKSREISTDDIEHFAHFTGDTFYAHMDSDAAKRNPFFPDRVAHGYLLLSFAAGLFVEPNEGPVLANTGLDNLRFMKPVEAGDSIKVRLTVKAKTRRTDKYGEVRWHVTLTNQNDELVAEYELLTMNAY, from the coding sequence ATGACCCTGATGAAAGTCTCCAGCTTCGCGGCTGGCAAATGGATTGCCCCCGGCACCAATGCGCGCCCGATCGCCTCGGCCATCACCGGCGCGAAAATCGCCGAGGCCGGTGGGGCGGATATCAACAAGCAGGCGATGCTGGATTATGGGCGCAATGTGGGTGGCCCGGCCCTGCGTGCAATGGGATTTCACGACCGCGCCAAGATGTTAAAAGCGCTGGCCGCCCATCTGGGCGAGCACAAGCAGGCGCTTTATGACCTGAGCTTCGACACCGGCGCGACGCAGTCCGATCACATGATCGACATTGATGGCGGCGTCGGCACGATGTTTGTGTTCGCCTCCAAGGGCCGTCGCGAAATGCCGGACGGCCAGATCTATCTGGACGGCGAGATCGAACAACTTAGCCGCAATGGCACCTTCCTTGGCATGCACATTGCAACGCCTCTGCAAGGCGTGGCCGTGCACATCAACGCGTTCAATTTTCCGGTCTGGGGGATGCTTGAAAAACTCGCCCCGACCCTGTTGGCGGGCGTGCCTGCCATCGTGAAGCCTGCGACCTCGACGTGCTACGTAACCGAAGCCGCCGTGCGCATCATACTGGACAGTGGCATTCTGCCCGATGGCGCGTTGCAGTTGATTTCCGGTGGCACGGGCGATTTGCTGGATCGGCTTGGCCCGCAAGATATCGTCAGCTTCACCGGCTCGGCGAAAACTGCCAGCATGTTGCGATCAAACCCGAATATCCTGAAGAACTCTGTGCGGTTCGTGGCAGAGCAAGACAGCTTGAACGCCTCGATCCTTGGCCCGGATGTCACGCCGGACACCCCGGAATTTGACCTTTTCATCAAAGAGGTGCACCGCGAGATGACCACGAAGGCGGGTCAGAAATGCACTGCCATCCGCCGGATCATTGCCCCCGGCGCACAGGTTCAAAACGTAATCGAAGCGTTGTCGGCCCGGTTGGACAAGACCGTGATCGGCGACCCCCGCGATGAAACGACCCGCATGGGCGCGCTGGTCTCGGCTGGACAAAAAACCGACGTGTTGGAAAAAGCCGCGGCCATCGGATCAGAGTGCAAACTGGTCTATGGCGACCCGGACGACAATAACTTTGCGGGCGATGTGGATGCAAGCGCCTTCGTCAAGCCGATGCTGTTCCACTGCGAAGCCCCCGACACCGCGACGGTGGTGCACGAGACCGAAGCGTTCGGCCCTGTCTCGACCATCATGGGCTATCGGGATATTGCCCATGCCATCGCACTTGCCAACAGGGGCGAAGGATCGCTCGTGGCTTCGGTCATCACAGCCTCCGGCGACGTGGCGCGCGATGTGGCGATGGGTGCAGGCGCGTTCCACGGACGCCTTTATTTCAACAATGCGACCTCGATGAAGGAAAGCACCGGCCACGGCTCTCCCCTGCCCCATATGGTCCACGGCGGTCCCGGCCGCGCGGGCGGCGGCGAGGAAATGGGCGGCGTGCGTGGCGTTCTGCATTACATGCAACGCACCGCCATTCAGGGCAGCCCCGACATCCTGACCGCCATTGGCGGCAAATGGGTGCCCGGCGCGACCGAAATCAAAGGCCCCGCCCACCCCTTCACCCGCACGTTCGGCGCGCTTTCGATCGGAGAGACGTTACATTCCAAGTCGCGCGAAATCTCGACCGATGACATCGAGCATTTCGCGCACTTCACCGGCGACACCTTCTATGCCCATATGGACAGCGACGCGGCGAAGCGGAACCCGTTTTTCCCGGATCGCGTAGCGCATGGCTATCTGCTCCTGAGTTTTGCAGCGGGTCTGTTCGTCGAACCCAACGAAGGCCCGGTTCTGGCCAACACGGGGCTGGACAACCTGCGCTTCATGAAACCGGTCGAGGCGGGCGACAGCATCAAGGTGCGGCTGACGGTCAAGGCCAAGACCCGTCGCACGGATAAGTATGGCGAAGTGCGCTGGCACGTCACGCTTACCAATCAGAATGACGAGTTGGTGGCGGAATACGAACTTCTGACCATGAACGCCTATTGA